The Lepisosteus oculatus isolate fLepOcu1 chromosome 4, fLepOcu1.hap2, whole genome shotgun sequence genome window below encodes:
- the rhol gene encoding rhodopsin, like — protein sequence MNGTEGPNFYVPMSNATGVVRSPFEYPQYYLAEPWKFSALAAYMFFLIITGFPINFLTLYVTIEHKKLRTPLNYILLNLAVGDLFMVFGGFTTTMYTSMNGYFVFGTTGCNIEGFFATLGGMISLWSLVVLAVERYLVVCKPMSNFRFGESHSIMGVLFTWVMACACAVPPLFGWSRYIPEGMQCSCGIDYYTLKPEVNNESFVIYMFTVHLLLPFSVVFFCYGRLVCTVKAAAAQQQESETTQRAEREVTRMVVLMVISYIVCWTPYGSVAWYIFTHKGADFGPVFMTGPAFFAKSSALYNPLIYVCMNKQFRHCMITTLCCGKNPFEEEEGASTTASKTEASSVSSSQVSPA from the coding sequence ATGAATGGCACAGAGGGCCCCAATTTCTACGTGCCCATGTCAAATGCAACTGGCGTGGTGAGAAGCCCATTCGAATACCCACAGTACTACCTTGCTGAACCATGGAAGTTCTCCGCACTGGCAGCGTACATGTTCTTCTTGATCATCACCGGCTTCCCCATCAATTTCCTCACCCTGTACGTCACCATCGAGCACAAGAAGCTGAGAACCCCGCTAAATTACATTCTTTTAAATCTGGCTGTAGGTGATCTCTTCATGGTCTTCGGAGGATTCACCACCACGATGTACACTTCGATGAATGGCTACTTTGTCTTCGGCACCACTGGCTGCAACATTGAAGGATTCTTTGCTACCCTTGGTGGCATGATTTCCCTCTGGTCCCTTGTGGTCTTGGCCGTCGAGAGGTACCTAGTGGTCTGCAAGCCCATGAGCAATTTCAGGTTCGGCGAATCCCATTCCATCATGGGTGTTTTATTCACCTGGGTGATGGCCTGCGCCTGTGCTGTTCCTCCCCTCTTCGGATGGTCCAGGTACATTCCTGAGGGCATGCAGTGCTCGTGCGGAATTGACTACTACACCCTGAAACCCGAGGTAAACAACGAGTCCTTTGTCATCTACATGTTCACTGTCCACCTCCTCCTGCCGTTCAGTGTTGTCTTCTTCTGCTACGGCCGCCTGGTCTGCACTGTCAAGGCAGCTGCCGCCCAACAGCAGGAGTCTGAAACCACCCAGAGGGCCGAGAGGGAAGTCACCCGCATGGTTGTTCTCATGGTCATCTCTTACATAGTCTGCTGGACTCCCTATGGCAGTGTAGCTTGGTACATCTTCACCCACAAGGGAGCTGATTTTGGCCCAGTCTTCATGACAGGTCCGGCATTTTTTGCCAAGAGCTCAGCCCTATACAACCCTCTCATCTACGTCTGCATGAATAAGCAGTTCCGTCACTGCATGATTACAACCCTCTGCTGCGGAAAGAATCCATTCGAAGAGGAGGAGGGCGCATCCACTACTGCATCCAAGACAGAGGCCTCTTCAGTCTCTTCCAGTCAGGTGTCTCCTGCATAA